From Vanrija pseudolonga chromosome 1, complete sequence, a single genomic window includes:
- the RAD5 gene encoding DNA repair protein RAD5 has translation MSTPGLFFPPDSDDGEDDDLDFGSGVGNHSGSGSTRDALPSAGPSSASATRTASPAPPPPRVKEALFMASDDEDDGIMALDQPVAGPSSSASRAPASSAPSSSLAKRRAPPSSPSNVPTGFQRGYLGEFVCEGWSLSKGKGYCSPGSKLVFERPKAKAATAVDSSSKGGPTRIVNGKVVSGTKAPIGGKQATISSMFAKKASPAPVKKAAAKAKIDQVIRFRNERGFVGRLSVTEAGFLVHLLDSGVIELEGHVIDCPQVLATGTTILLNLKVYLARRGFEETDKKDRKEGSTFWQEQQETEEEEAMRNRKDALGALFSRIGVKPTQSNSLLAAQKGPGTAAATINATSLKHFASSPKKRSPSPSKGSNGKAKGKASASASAHNSDDEDDGDDSGDEAEKLDEKQMDEIDTIYRKAQMNDAMLEETDPPDTFLYTLRPYQKQALTWMSARETGKDNLRDTNQTLHPLWEEYVLGVVTVAERHRYAFRKDHAIGEPIEIEDDDDFIDPSRKFYWNPYSGELSLEFPKSENSARGGILADAMGMGKTCMMASLIHRNREVIDDEEPGELEAEPVKQEASKRRKFVQVTLSNQWKAVANAPKPVSRQPPRATLVVCPVSLASQWQEELTKMSAKGSLSSFLWYGNDRADVGRLLAQEGKKKVDVIITSYGTLGSEYQRWKKNKDKPSYEGGSIYDHEFLRIVLDEAHNIKNRTAQISKACYELKGRRRWTLTGTPIVNRLDDLYSLLHFLRLEPWGVYSFFRSFVTIPFLAQDPKALNVVQYILESCLLRREKNMRDKDGKLVVDLPPKNIDVQVLNFSRSERQIYKRLEDRAKRRFIELDADGRAMSNYTSILAMLMKLRQCVDHPLLVMGKGSDEDKDGDKLLDGDDDGEGSVKQLIANYAGQKSGSGGDDDVDPAYALQVLKELADAESTPECLICFGEVSDEVLLPCYHRGCQDCIVDYIGHCEDAGKEAFCPTCEKGPITVADLRSVQRRRRHINPFTKSGQQPPSQGETVTLGKVDLATSTKLRALTRKLEQMRQEDGLYKALVFSQFTSFLDLIENSLTAEGVKWLRFDGSMSQAQRAATVEEFGEKHTEPVVLLISLKAGGVGLNLTMANHVFMMDTWWNEAIEQQAIDRVHRLGQTKPVYVTRYIIKGTVEKRIMKIQRTKTALINASLSGAGKDKRVALADIKKIFGLDEEDSEDEVY, from the exons ATGTCGACACCAGGCCTCTTCTTCCCGCCagactcggacgacggcgaggacgacgacctcgacttTGGCAGTGGCGTCGGCAACCatagcggcagcggcagcacgcGCGACGCCCTTCCTTCCGCTGGCCCTTCCTCTGCCTCGGCAACGCGTACGGCCAGTCctgcacctcctccgccgcgcgtcaAGGAGGCATTGTTTATGGCCTCCGATGACGAAGACGACGGTATCATGGCGCTCGACCAGCCTGTCGCGGGGCCATCGTCCTCTGCGAGCCGAGCCCCagcttcctcggcgccatcgtcTTCCTTGGCcaagcgccgagcgccgccctCATCACCATCCAACGTCCCAACAGGATTCCAACGAGGATACCTCGGCGAGTTTGTCTGCGAGGGCTGGTCGCtgtccaagggcaagggaTACTGCTCTCCAGGAAGCAAGCTCGTGTTCGAGCGGCCCAAAGCCAAGGCAGCCACTGCTGTCGACAGCTCTTCCAAGGGTGGCCCGACGCGAATCGTCAACGGCAAGGTGGTCAGCGGTACCAAGGCACCGATTGGAGGGAAGCAAGCAACTATCAGCTCCATGTTTGCGAAGAAGGCTTCACCCGCG CCAGTGAAGAAGGCAGCGGCCAAGGCCAAAATCGACCAGGTCATCCGTTTTCGCAACGAGCGCGGGTTTG TCGGCCGCCTATCAGTCACCGAGGCAGGCTTCCTCGTtcacctcctcgacagcggcgtcA TCGAGCTCGAAGGCCATGTTATCGACTGTCCCCAGGTGCTCGCAACGGGTACAACGATCTTGCTCAACCTCAAAGTGTACCTCGCCAGGAGGGGCTTCGAAGAGACGGACAAGAAGGACAGGAAGGAGGGGAGCACGTTCtggcaggagcagcaggagactgaggaagaggaggctATGAGGAATCGAAAGGACGCGCTTGGGGCATTGTTCT CACGGATAGGCGTCAAGCCGACTCAGTCCaactcgctgctcgctgcccaGAAGGGCCCTGGCACCGCCGCTGCTACTATCAACGCGACATCGCTCAAGCACTTTGCGTCTTCACCAAAGAAGCGCAGCCCTAGCCCGTCCAAGGGCTCAAACGGCAAGGCAAAGGGCAAAGCCTCAGCATCGGCATCGGCCCACaacagtgacgacgaggacgatggcgacgacagTGGAGATGAAgccgagaagctcgacgagaagcaGATGGACGAGATTGACACAATCTATCGCAA AGCGCAGATGAATGACGCAATGCTCGAAGAAACCGACCCTCCAGACACCTTCCTCTACACCCTTCGACCGTACCAAAAGCAAGCGTTGACATGGATGAGTGCACGCGAAACTGGCAAGGACAACCTCCGAGATACGAACCAGACCCTGCATCCACTGTGGGAGGAGTACGTGTTGGGTGTTGTCACAGTTGCTGAACGTCATAGGTACGCATTTCGAAAGGACCACGCCATCGGCGAACCCATTGAAAtcgaggatgacgatgacTTTATCGACCCCTCCCGGAAGTTTTATTGGAACCCTTACAGTGGCGAGCTGAGCCTGGAGTTTCCAAAGTCTGAGAACTCAGCCCGTGGAGGAATTCTGGCGGATGCGATGG GAATGGGCAAGACTTGTATGATGGCTTCCCTGATACATCGTAACCGCGAggtcatcgacgacgaggagcccggcgagctggaggccGAGCCAGTCAAGCAGGAAGCAAGCAAGCGTCGCAAGTTTGTTCAAGTGACGCTGTCGAACCAGTGGAAGGCAGTGGCAAACGCTCCCAAGCCGGTTTCCCGGCAACCCCCTCGTGCCACACTCGTCGTCTGCCCTGTTTCGCTGGCGTCGCAATGGCAGGAGGAGCTTACCAAGATGTCGGCTAAGGGTTCGCTTTCGAGCTTCTTGTGGTACGGCAATGACCGTGCCGATGTTGGCCGCCTACTGGCTCaggagggcaagaagaaggtcgaCGTTATCATCACGAGTTATGGCACTCTGGGAAGCGAATACCAACGGTGGAAGAAGAACAAGGATAAGCCGTCCTACGAAGGCGGCAGCATCTATGATC ACGAGTTCCTCCGCATTGTGCTTGATGAGGCGCACAACATCAAGAATCGTACGGCGCAGATTTCAAAGGCATGTTACGAGCTCAAgggccgccgacgctggaCGCTCACGGGCACGCCGATCGTCAACAGACTGGACGACCTATACTCGCTGCTCCACTTCCTACGACTCGAGCCATGGGGCGTGTACAGCTTCTTCCGGAGCTTTGTCACCATCCCATTCCTGGCCCAGGACCCGAAGGCACTCAATGTCGTGCAGTACATCCTCGAGTCGTGCCTCCTTCGGCGCGAGAAGAACATgcgcgacaaggacggcaagctcgtcgtcgacctgccGCCCAAGAACATTGATGTCCAGGTGCTCAACTTCTCGAGATCTGAACGGCAGATTTACAAGCGTCTCGAGGACCGCGCCAAGAGGCGGTTCATTGAGCTCGATGCTGACGGGCGTGCCATGTCAAACTATACGTCGATCTTGGCCATGCTCATGAA GCTGCGCCAGTGTGTTGATCACCCTCTGTTGGTCATGGGCAAGGGATcagacgaggacaaggatgGCGacaagctgctcgacggtgacgacgacggcgagggcagcgtcAAGCAGTTAATCGCCAATTATGCTGGCCAGAAGAGCGGCAGTGGGGGAGACGACGATGTCGACCCTGCGTATGCTCTCCAGGTGTTAaaggagctcgccgacgccgagtcgactCCAGAGTGCCTGATCTGCTTTGGCGAGGTGTCGGACGAGGTCCTGCTGCCATGCTATCACAGAGG GTGTCAAGACTGCATCGTCGACTACATCGGCCACTGCGAGGACGCCGGCAAGGAAGCGTTCTGCCCGACATGCGAAAAGGGGCCGATAACTGTGGCCGATCTGCGATCGGTTCAGCGGAGACGGAGGCACATCAACCCATTCACCAAGAGTGGACAGCAGCCTCCGTCTCAGGGCGAGACAGTCACACTGggcaaggtcgacctcgcgACAAGCACTAAGCTGCGTGCTCTGACGCGCAAGCTGGAGCAGATGAGGCAGGAAGACGGGCTGTACAAGGCCTTGGTCTTCTCGCAGTTCACGTCGTTCCTCGACCTGATCGAGAACAGCCTGACGGCGGAGGGCGTCAAGTGGCTGCGCTTCGACGGCTCAATGAGCCAGGCGCAACGCGCAGCGACGGTCGAGGAGTTTGGCGAGAAGCACACCGAGCCGGTGGTGCTGCTCATCTcgctcaaggccggcggTGTTGGGTTGAACCTGACGATGGCTAACC ATGTTTTCATGATGGACACGTGGTGGAACGAAGCGATTGAGCAGCAGGCGATCGACCGCGTGCACCGTCTCGGGCAAACGAAGCCCGTGTACGTAACGCGCTACATCATCAAGGGGACGGTCGAGAAGCGTATCATGAAGATCCAGCGGACGAAGACGGCGCTGATCAACGCGTCGCTGTCCGGCGCGGGCAAGGACAAGCGGGTTGCGCTGGCGGACATTAAGAAGATctttggcctcgacgaggaggacagcgaggacgaggtgtaCTAG
- the ENDO2 gene encoding Endonuclease 2 yields the protein MKLALLAALAATAAPTALAWGAAGHEIVATIAQIHLHPQVRDQLCRILPRQAGCHLAPVAAWADMVRRQYPETGPMHYVNPKNDFPGGPNAHCEYGEHGWINEDVNVLTAIMNKTAGVAAGEGDISLRFLVHFLGDLHQPLHLTGRDKGGNGALFRFEGRARNLHSVWDGGIVLKNIRELSNYTSPLPAKQIENNLPHAIFDPYVRWIVWEGIRQWWKDDVDSWLACPAGGDPYPHSSQGNVPPSKQGKAAHRAPWLEGLVNAGHVAALSLPDSLRGVVAPLLPVPDASYEGFNSQLLRNHPDALAKRGETFEEPACPYTWSRANHAINCEYAWPKEYTGSGPLIELDTDEYLGRIGRDKVVERLLAQGGLRLAKILNRVIGKGEYSDLYIDY from the exons ATGAAGCTTGCTctcctcgctgcgctggcagcgacagcggcgcCAACAGCGCTGGCatggggcgcggcgg GCCACGAAATCGTAGCTACCATCGCCCAGatccacctccacccccaAGTCCGCGACCAGCTCTGCCGCATCCTCCCGCGCCAGGCGGGGTGCCATCTCGCCCCCGTGGCCGCTTGGGCGGACATGGTGCGCCGGCAGTATCCCGAGACGGGGCCGATGCACTATGTTAATC ccaagAACGACTTCCCCGGCGGCCCCAACGCGCACTGCGAgtacggcgagcacggcTGGATCAACGAGGACGTCAACGTCCTGACAGCGATCATGAACAAGACGGCGggcgtcgccgcgggcgagggcgacatTTCGCTGCGTTTCCTGGTCCActtcctcggcgacctgcaCCAGCCGCTGCACTTGACCGGGCGCGATAAaggcggcaacggcgcgctGTTCCGCTTCgaggggcgcgcgcgcaaccTCCACAGCGTGTGGGACGGTGGCATTGTGCTCAAGAACATCCGCGAGCTGAGCAACTACACCTCCCCGCTGCCTGCCAAACAGATCGAGAACAACCTCCCGCACGCCATCTTCGACCCGTACGTCCGCTGGATCGTGTGGGAGGGCATCAGGCAGTGGTGgaaggacgacgtcgacagctggctggcttgtcCGGCCGGCGGGGACCCCTACCCCCACTCGTCGCAGGGCAACGTGCCGCCCAGCAAgcagggcaaggcggcgcaccgcgcgccgtggctcGAGGGGCTGGTCAACGCGGGCCATGTGGCCGCGCTCAGCCTGCCCGACAGCCTGCGCGGGGTCGTCGCCCCGCTCTTGCCGGTCCCGGACGCGTCGTACGAGGGGTTCAATAGCCAGCTGCTGCGTAACCaccccgacgcgctcgccaagcgcggcgagaCCTTTGAGGAGCCCGCGTGCCCCTACACCTGGTCCCGCGCCAACCACGCCATCAACTGCGAGTATGCCTGGCCGAAAGAGTACACGGGCAGCGGGCcgctcatcgagctcgacacggacgagtACCTCGGCCGTATTGGccgcgacaaggtcgtcgagcgcttGCTCGCCCAGGGCGGCTTGCGGCTCGCAAAGATCCTCAACCGCGTCATTGGCAAGGGCGAGTACAGCGACCTGTACATCGACTACTag